From Streptomyces qinzhouensis, one genomic window encodes:
- a CDS encoding amino acid ABC transporter permease, whose amino-acid sequence MFDKTDRKHSAPDTGPADAGPVTKDGSPEAGAPEAVFTPPEAIKAIPVRHPGRWVSGVIVTGLLVALVYAFAQGDIKWGTVGDMAFDGQVVESAGKTLWISVLAMALGVVLGVLLAVMRLSKNPVTSTVAWLYIWFFRGTPVYVQLLLWFNLALIFEYLNIPGVYKDEMTDVMTPFMCALLGLALNEAAYMAEICRAGIVSVDQGQTEASQALGMTQSKTMRRVVLPQALRVIIPPTGNEFINLLKTSSLVYVVTYGELMRTTSQIGSTSYAVMEMLFVASLWYIVMTSVFSVGQYYLERRYARGSQRDLPPTPWQRVTANLFSGSGRRTTPAGGTR is encoded by the coding sequence ATGTTCGACAAGACCGACCGGAAGCACAGCGCACCGGACACCGGCCCCGCCGACGCGGGTCCGGTCACCAAGGACGGCAGCCCCGAGGCCGGGGCACCGGAGGCGGTCTTCACCCCGCCCGAGGCGATAAAGGCGATACCCGTACGGCATCCGGGCCGCTGGGTCAGCGGTGTGATCGTGACCGGCCTGCTGGTCGCCCTGGTCTATGCCTTCGCCCAGGGCGACATCAAATGGGGCACCGTCGGCGATATGGCCTTCGACGGCCAGGTGGTCGAAAGCGCGGGCAAGACGCTCTGGATCAGCGTCCTGGCGATGGCGCTGGGTGTGGTCCTCGGTGTGCTGCTCGCCGTGATGAGGCTCTCCAAGAACCCGGTGACCAGTACGGTCGCCTGGCTGTACATATGGTTCTTCCGCGGCACCCCGGTCTACGTCCAGCTACTGCTCTGGTTCAACCTGGCGCTCATCTTCGAGTACCTCAACATCCCGGGCGTCTACAAGGACGAGATGACCGATGTGATGACCCCGTTCATGTGCGCCCTGCTGGGCCTCGCCCTCAACGAGGCCGCGTACATGGCGGAGATCTGCCGGGCGGGCATCGTCTCGGTCGACCAGGGCCAGACCGAGGCGTCCCAGGCGCTCGGTATGACCCAGTCCAAGACGATGCGCCGGGTGGTGCTCCCGCAGGCCCTGCGGGTGATCATCCCGCCGACCGGCAACGAGTTCATCAATCTGCTGAAGACCTCGTCCCTGGTCTATGTGGTGACCTACGGCGAACTGATGCGGACGACCTCGCAGATCGGCTCCACCTCCTACGCGGTGATGGAGATGCTCTTCGTCGCCTCGCTCTGGTACATCGTGATGACCAGCGTGTTCAGCGTCGGCCAGTACTACCTGGAGCGGCGGTACGCCCGTGGCTCCCAGCGCGATCTGCCGCCCACTCCGTGGCAGCGCGTCACGGCCAATCTGTTCTCCGGCTCCGGCCGGCGCACCACCCCCGCGGGAGGCACCCGATGA
- a CDS encoding zinc-binding dehydrogenase, whose translation MFAAYAARIDRDHPLDGLVLGERPAPAARDGWTTVTVKAASLNHHDLWTLRGVGLPVDKLPMILGCDAAGIDPEGNEVVLHSVIGQSGHGVGPREPRSLLTEHYQGTFAEQVTVPTWNVLPKPKELSFAEAACLPTAWLTAYRMLFTNAGVRPGDTVLVQGAGGGVATAAIVLGKAAGLRMYATSRDAAKRARAVELGAEEAYEPGARLPRRVDAVIETVGAATWSHSVKCLRPGGTLVISGATSGDRPAHAELTRIFFLELKVVGSTMGSKDELEDLLSFCAATGVRPVIDEVLPLDRAREGFERMASGDLFGKIVLTP comes from the coding sequence ATGTTCGCCGCCTATGCCGCACGTATCGACCGCGACCATCCGCTCGACGGCCTCGTCCTCGGGGAGCGGCCCGCGCCCGCCGCCCGGGACGGGTGGACCACCGTCACCGTCAAGGCCGCCTCCCTCAACCACCATGATCTGTGGACTCTGCGGGGCGTCGGGCTGCCCGTGGACAAGCTGCCGATGATCCTCGGCTGTGACGCCGCCGGGATCGACCCCGAGGGCAACGAGGTCGTCCTGCACTCCGTCATCGGTCAGAGCGGCCACGGAGTCGGCCCCCGTGAGCCGCGGTCCCTGCTGACCGAGCACTACCAGGGCACCTTCGCCGAGCAGGTCACCGTACCCACCTGGAATGTGCTGCCCAAGCCGAAGGAGCTGAGCTTCGCGGAGGCCGCGTGTTTGCCGACGGCCTGGCTCACCGCGTACCGGATGCTCTTCACCAACGCGGGCGTACGGCCCGGTGACACCGTGCTCGTCCAGGGTGCCGGAGGCGGGGTCGCCACCGCCGCGATCGTCCTCGGGAAGGCCGCCGGACTGCGGATGTACGCCACCAGCCGCGATGCCGCCAAACGCGCCCGGGCCGTCGAGCTGGGCGCGGAGGAGGCGTACGAGCCGGGGGCGCGGCTGCCGCGGCGGGTGGACGCCGTGATCGAGACGGTGGGCGCCGCGACCTGGTCCCACTCCGTCAAATGCCTGCGGCCCGGCGGGACTCTGGTGATTTCCGGGGCGACCAGCGGCGACCGGCCGGCCCATGCCGAGCTGACCCGGATCTTCTTCCTGGAGCTGAAGGTCGTGGGCTCCACGATGGGCTCCAAGGACGAACTGGAGGACCTGCTCTCCTTCTGTGCCGCCACCGGTGTCCGGCCGGTGATCGACGAGGTGCTGCCGCTCGACCGGGCCCGCGAGGGCTTCGAACGGATGGCGAGCGGCGACCTCTTCGGGAAGATCGTGCTCACTCCCTGA
- a CDS encoding ABC transporter substrate-binding protein, with product MTARSMRNSTAPKFRKSRSSRFAAVGALAVAGSLLLTACGDQTDSGSKEKGSGDKKSNSAPLFNKLPEKYQKSGVIKVGTNAEYAPMESVENGKIVGVDPDIAAELGKKLGVKFEFTSGSFDGLITALNTGRHDIAMSSITDNKQRQEGLDENGKKLGKGVDFVDYFLAGTAVYTKKGNPEGIKSIADLCGKTAAVQRGTTYEKALQTQSKACKDAGKPAVKIEPFENDTEAQTRVKSGGAVAGVNDYPVALDLSRKADGGNAFEVVGEQIDAGPFGIAVNKDNTALRDALKEAVDAIIADGSYLNVLKKWGAESGAIDKAAVNGGK from the coding sequence ATGACCGCACGCTCGATGCGCAACTCGACCGCCCCGAAGTTCCGGAAGTCCCGCTCCTCCCGGTTCGCCGCGGTCGGCGCCCTCGCGGTCGCCGGTTCCCTGCTGCTGACCGCCTGCGGCGACCAGACCGACAGCGGCTCCAAGGAGAAGGGCAGCGGCGACAAGAAGTCCAACAGTGCCCCGCTCTTCAATAAGTTGCCCGAGAAGTACCAGAAGTCCGGTGTCATCAAGGTCGGCACGAACGCCGAGTACGCGCCGATGGAGTCCGTCGAGAACGGCAAGATCGTCGGTGTCGACCCCGATATCGCCGCCGAGCTGGGCAAGAAGCTCGGGGTGAAGTTCGAGTTCACCTCCGGCTCCTTCGACGGCCTGATCACCGCCCTGAACACCGGCCGCCACGACATAGCCATGTCCTCCATCACGGACAACAAGCAGCGCCAGGAGGGCCTGGACGAGAACGGCAAGAAGCTCGGCAAGGGCGTCGACTTCGTCGACTACTTCCTCGCCGGGACCGCCGTCTACACCAAGAAGGGCAACCCGGAGGGCATCAAGTCGATCGCCGACCTCTGTGGAAAGACCGCGGCGGTGCAGCGCGGCACCACCTACGAGAAGGCCCTCCAGACCCAGTCGAAGGCCTGCAAGGACGCCGGCAAGCCGGCCGTGAAGATCGAGCCCTTCGAGAACGACACCGAGGCCCAGACCCGGGTGAAGTCCGGTGGCGCGGTCGCCGGTGTCAACGACTACCCGGTCGCCCTCGACCTGTCCCGCAAGGCCGACGGCGGCAACGCCTTCGAGGTCGTCGGCGAGCAGATCGACGCCGGCCCGTTCGGCATCGCCGTCAACAAGGACAACACCGCGCTGCGGGACGCCCTCAAGGAGGCCGTCGACGCGATCATCGCGGACGGTTCGTACCTGAACGTGCTGAAGAAGTGGGGCGCCGAGAGCGGGGCGATCGACAAGGCCGCCGTCAACGGCGGCAAGTGA
- a CDS encoding DUF6104 family protein, with product MYFTDRGIEELEKRRGEEEVTFEWLAEQLRTFVDLNPDFEVPVERLATWLARLDDEDDED from the coding sequence TTGTACTTCACCGATCGCGGCATCGAGGAGCTGGAGAAGCGGCGTGGCGAGGAGGAGGTCACCTTCGAGTGGCTCGCCGAGCAGTTGCGGACCTTCGTCGATCTCAACCCCGACTTCGAGGTGCCGGTGGAGCGGCTCGCGACCTGGCTGGCGCGGCTCGACGACGAGGACGACGAGGACTGA
- a CDS encoding PadR family transcriptional regulator: MPPVFAHGRLRLYLLKLLDEAPRHGYEVIRLLEERFHGLYAPSAGTVYPRLAKLEAEGLVTHATEGGRKVYSITEAGRAELAGRGGELADLEQEIRESVSELAAEIRDDVRGAAGKLRSEIRAAASRARSAPPSGASKEWRYESGHDWQEQVGRARDEAREAQDRALSEVARIARQVQDQVEHHVARGDWPTGLREGLTDLTTELSTRLGGLTRPPRPAPPTPPAPPSPPPPPAAAGPAKPHPSAPPPAPARTPEPDPARPGTAGPAKPRTPSPAPKPAAPAPPTWPADLAPTGDPARDLDRLLDRFRDSVRDAARDHGITESQLGEARRRLSATAEGLTALLGGGPPDSPRK, translated from the coding sequence ATGCCCCCCGTCTTCGCGCACGGCAGGTTGCGCCTGTATCTGCTCAAGCTCCTGGACGAGGCGCCGCGCCACGGCTACGAGGTGATCAGGCTGCTGGAGGAGAGGTTCCACGGGCTGTACGCGCCCTCGGCGGGCACCGTCTATCCCCGGCTGGCCAAGCTGGAGGCCGAGGGGCTGGTCACCCACGCCACCGAGGGCGGCCGCAAGGTGTACTCGATCACCGAGGCGGGCCGGGCCGAACTGGCCGGCCGCGGCGGCGAACTGGCCGATCTGGAGCAGGAGATCCGCGAATCGGTCTCGGAGCTGGCCGCGGAGATCCGGGACGACGTCCGGGGCGCCGCGGGCAAGCTCCGCAGCGAGATCCGCGCGGCGGCCTCCCGGGCCCGGTCCGCGCCGCCGTCGGGCGCCTCGAAGGAATGGCGGTACGAGAGCGGCCACGACTGGCAGGAACAGGTCGGGCGGGCCCGTGATGAGGCCCGGGAGGCCCAGGACCGGGCCCTGTCGGAGGTCGCCAGGATCGCCCGGCAGGTCCAGGACCAGGTGGAGCACCATGTGGCACGGGGCGACTGGCCGACCGGGCTCCGGGAGGGGCTGACCGATCTGACGACGGAGCTGTCGACCCGGCTCGGCGGTCTGACCCGCCCCCCTCGCCCCGCACCTCCCACACCTCCCGCGCCACCTTCACCGCCCCCGCCGCCCGCGGCCGCCGGTCCGGCGAAACCTCACCCGTCCGCACCGCCGCCCGCACCCGCCCGGACCCCGGAGCCGGACCCCGCCCGGCCCGGTACCGCCGGTCCGGCGAAGCCCCGCACACCCTCACCCGCACCGAAGCCCGCGGCCCCGGCACCCCCCACATGGCCTGCGGACCTGGCGCCGACCGGGGATCCGGCCCGGGACCTGGACCGGCTGCTGGACCGGTTCCGTGACTCCGTCCGCGACGCGGCCCGCGACCACGGCATCACGGAGTCCCAGCTCGGCGAGGCCCGCCGTCGGCTGTCGGCCACGGCGGAGGGCCTGACCGCCCTGCTCGGGGGCGGCCCCCCGGACTCGCCGCGGAAGTAG
- a CDS encoding DUF4097 family beta strand repeat-containing protein produces the protein MAESTWEVPEPRRLGFDAPVTALDVRIVNGTVNVVGTDEPSARLEVSSIDGPPLVVTQSDGRLTVAYPDLLRESRLKWLGRKKWHREAVVSLAVPAQASVEVTVVGANTVVSGIAGATSVRGVSGDTTLVRLSGPVRTETVSGVLEAQSVVGELRFSSVSGDLTVIEGAGSSVRAESVSGDMTVDLAPRDDDHPAGEPAEPTDLRLGTVSGAVAIRLPDRTDARVNAETASGSVSNAFDDLKVGGAWGARKITGTLGTGTGTLSASTVSGSIALLRTPPRDDAPWTADPAQEEVL, from the coding sequence ATGGCAGAGTCGACATGGGAGGTGCCGGAGCCGCGCAGGCTCGGCTTCGACGCCCCCGTGACCGCGCTCGACGTAAGGATCGTGAACGGCACGGTGAACGTCGTGGGGACGGACGAGCCGTCCGCGCGGCTGGAAGTCTCGTCGATCGACGGCCCGCCACTGGTCGTCACCCAGAGCGACGGCAGACTGACCGTGGCCTATCCGGACCTGCTCCGGGAGAGCCGGCTGAAGTGGCTCGGCCGCAAGAAGTGGCACCGGGAGGCCGTGGTCTCGCTGGCCGTGCCCGCGCAGGCGTCCGTGGAGGTCACCGTGGTCGGCGCGAACACGGTGGTCTCCGGGATCGCGGGGGCAACGTCCGTACGCGGCGTCAGCGGCGACACCACCCTGGTCCGGCTCTCCGGGCCGGTCCGGACGGAGACGGTCTCGGGTGTTCTGGAGGCCCAGTCGGTCGTGGGCGAGCTGCGGTTCAGCTCGGTCTCCGGCGATCTCACCGTCATCGAGGGTGCGGGCTCCTCGGTCAGGGCCGAATCGGTCAGCGGCGATATGACGGTCGACCTCGCGCCCCGCGACGACGACCACCCGGCCGGAGAACCGGCCGAGCCCACCGACCTGCGGCTCGGCACCGTCTCCGGGGCGGTCGCGATCCGGCTGCCGGACCGGACGGACGCCCGCGTGAACGCGGAGACCGCGAGCGGCTCCGTATCCAATGCCTTCGACGATCTGAAGGTCGGCGGCGCATGGGGAGCCAGGAAGATCACCGGGACGCTCGGGACCGGTACGGGCACGCTCAGCGCGAGCACCGTGTCCGGTTCCATCGCCCTGCTGCGCACCCCGCCCCGGGACGACGCCCCGTGGACCGCGGACCCCGCCCAGGAAGAGGTGCTCTGA
- a CDS encoding NAD(P)-dependent malic enzyme, with product MAAEIVNPRSDSATTAVDGTGTGAGAGPGTLAGGVTEAGATAPEEPFDPAFALHRGGKLAVAATVPLRDKDDLSLAYTPGVAKVCTAIAERPELVHDYTWKSGVVAVVTDGTAVLGLGDIGPEASLPVMEGKAILFKQFGGVDSVPIALATKDTDEIIDTIVRMAPSFGGINLEDISAPRCFEIERRLQERIDIPVFHDDQHGTAIVTLAALRNAAKLTGRELGELRAVISGAGAAGVAIAKFLLEAGLGDVAVADRKGIVSRDRDDLTPVKRELAELTNKAGLAGSLESALAGADVFIGVSGGTVPEAAVASMAPGAFVFAMANPNPEIHPDVAHKYAAVVATGRSDFPNQINNVLAFPGIFAGALQVRASRITEGMKIAAAHALADVVGDALAPDCVIPSPFDERVAPAVTAAVAAAARAEGVARA from the coding sequence ATGGCAGCGGAGATTGTCAATCCTCGCAGCGACAGCGCAACCACGGCCGTGGACGGTACGGGGACGGGTGCCGGTGCCGGCCCCGGCACCCTCGCCGGCGGTGTGACGGAGGCCGGTGCGACGGCCCCCGAGGAGCCCTTCGATCCGGCGTTCGCGCTGCACCGTGGCGGAAAGCTGGCGGTCGCGGCCACGGTGCCGCTGCGGGACAAGGACGATCTGTCCCTCGCGTACACGCCCGGAGTCGCCAAGGTCTGCACCGCCATCGCCGAGCGGCCCGAGCTGGTCCACGACTACACCTGGAAGTCGGGCGTCGTCGCCGTCGTCACCGACGGCACCGCGGTGCTCGGACTCGGTGACATCGGCCCCGAGGCCTCGCTGCCGGTGATGGAGGGCAAGGCGATCCTCTTCAAGCAGTTCGGCGGGGTCGACTCGGTGCCGATCGCGCTCGCCACCAAGGACACCGACGAGATCATCGACACCATCGTCCGGATGGCCCCGTCGTTCGGCGGGATCAACCTGGAGGACATCTCCGCGCCGCGCTGCTTCGAGATCGAGCGCAGGCTCCAGGAGCGGATCGACATCCCCGTCTTCCACGACGACCAGCACGGCACCGCGATCGTCACCCTGGCGGCCCTGCGGAACGCGGCGAAGCTGACCGGACGCGAGCTGGGCGAACTGCGCGCGGTGATCTCCGGCGCGGGCGCGGCCGGTGTCGCCATCGCGAAGTTCCTGCTGGAGGCCGGGCTCGGGGACGTCGCCGTCGCCGACCGCAAGGGCATCGTCAGCCGTGACCGGGACGATCTGACGCCCGTGAAGCGGGAGCTGGCCGAGCTGACCAACAAGGCCGGACTGGCCGGATCGCTGGAGAGCGCGCTGGCCGGCGCGGATGTCTTCATCGGAGTCTCGGGCGGTACGGTCCCGGAGGCGGCGGTCGCCTCCATGGCCCCGGGCGCGTTCGTGTTCGCCATGGCCAACCCCAACCCGGAGATCCACCCGGATGTCGCGCACAAGTACGCGGCGGTCGTGGCGACGGGCCGCAGCGACTTCCCGAACCAGATCAACAATGTGCTGGCGTTCCCCGGGATCTTCGCCGGAGCGCTCCAGGTGCGGGCGTCCCGTATCACCGAGGGCATGAAGATCGCCGCGGCCCATGCGCTGGCGGACGTCGTGGGCGACGCGCTCGCGCCCGACTGTGTGATTCCCTCGCCGTTCGACGAGCGGGTGGCACCCGCGGTGACGGCGGCGGTGGCCGCGGCGGCGCGGGCGGAGGGCGTGGCACGGGCGTAG
- a CDS encoding SigE family RNA polymerase sigma factor yields MTRTESDAALREFVEGRRTALLRSAFLLCGDRDEADDLVQTTLVKVVLGGRRHGRIDNLEAYARKTLVNTFIASRRRFWRREHVYETLPEHPEPASDPDSGLVIRAALGRLTAKQRAVVVLRYWEDLSVAETARLLDMRENTVKSHAARGLAALRAEVHEEYV; encoded by the coding sequence ATGACGCGGACCGAGAGCGACGCCGCGCTGCGCGAATTCGTCGAGGGGCGGCGAACCGCGTTGCTGCGCAGCGCGTTCCTGCTCTGCGGCGACCGCGACGAGGCGGATGATCTCGTCCAGACCACGCTGGTGAAAGTGGTGCTCGGCGGCCGGCGGCACGGCCGGATCGACAATCTCGAGGCGTACGCGCGCAAAACGCTGGTGAACACCTTCATCGCATCACGACGGCGTTTCTGGCGGCGCGAGCATGTCTACGAGACACTGCCGGAGCATCCGGAGCCGGCGTCCGACCCGGACAGCGGCCTGGTGATCAGGGCGGCCCTCGGGCGCCTCACGGCCAAGCAGCGGGCCGTGGTGGTCCTGCGGTACTGGGAGGACCTGAGCGTCGCGGAGACCGCGCGTCTGCTCGATATGCGGGAGAACACCGTGAAGAGCCACGCGGCCCGGGGGCTGGCCGCACTCCGAGCAGAGGTGCACGAGGAGTACGTATGA
- a CDS encoding Clp protease N-terminal domain-containing protein, producing the protein MFERFTDDARRVVTRSCAHSERTGARTVTEEHLLLALLDQRGTRTAFAFAALGVADRRASVEDALRTARRRGGLSPADARALAGLGIDVDEVVANAEAAHGRGALDPGSPGRFRAARRRWTSHRPFSPAAKAALEKSLRIALGRGDRSIGGEHVLLALTTGPGVVAEVLADHGATYTALERVMFGRPVGDGDGDGTEGAGGPG; encoded by the coding sequence ATGTTCGAACGGTTCACCGATGATGCCCGGCGCGTGGTGACGCGGTCCTGTGCGCACTCCGAGCGCACGGGCGCGAGAACCGTCACCGAGGAGCATCTGCTGCTGGCACTCCTGGACCAGCGGGGCACCCGTACCGCCTTCGCGTTCGCCGCGCTCGGGGTCGCCGACCGGCGCGCCTCCGTCGAGGACGCGCTCCGCACCGCCCGGCGCCGGGGCGGGCTCTCGCCCGCCGACGCCCGGGCGCTGGCCGGGCTGGGGATCGATGTCGACGAGGTGGTCGCGAACGCCGAGGCCGCCCACGGCCGGGGCGCGCTCGACCCGGGGTCGCCCGGCCGGTTCCGGGCGGCCCGCCGCCGGTGGACCTCCCACCGCCCCTTCTCGCCCGCCGCCAAGGCGGCCCTGGAGAAGTCCCTGCGGATCGCCCTCGGCCGCGGCGACCGGTCGATCGGGGGCGAGCACGTCCTGCTGGCCCTGACGACCGGGCCGGGGGTGGTCGCGGAGGTCCTCGCCGACCACGGCGCGACCTACACCGCACTGGAACGGGTCATGTTCGGCCGACCCGTTGGCGATGGCGATGGCGATGGTACGGAGGGGGCCGGCGGCCCGGGCTGA
- a CDS encoding amino acid ABC transporter ATP-binding protein — protein MVKAEGVHKSFGSAHILKGIDLEVAPREVFCLIGPSGSGKSTFLRCINHLEKISAGRLSVDGELVGYRQKGDKLYELKEREVALKRRDIGMVFQRFNLFPHMRAVENVMEAPMQVKGESRAVARERALKLLDRVGLGDRAEHYPSQLSGGQQQRVAIARALAMEPKLMLFDEPTSALDPELVGDVLDVMRGLAEDGMTMIVVTHEMGFAREVGDALVFMDDGRVVESGHPRDVLGNPRHERTKSFLSKVL, from the coding sequence ATGGTGAAGGCCGAGGGCGTCCACAAGTCCTTCGGCAGCGCCCATATCCTCAAGGGCATCGACCTGGAGGTCGCGCCTCGCGAGGTCTTCTGTCTGATCGGGCCGTCGGGTTCCGGCAAGTCGACCTTCCTGCGGTGCATCAACCATCTGGAGAAGATCAGCGCGGGCCGGCTCTCCGTCGACGGCGAGCTGGTCGGCTACCGGCAGAAGGGCGACAAGCTCTACGAGCTGAAGGAGCGTGAGGTCGCCTTGAAGCGCCGGGACATCGGCATGGTCTTCCAGCGGTTCAACCTCTTCCCCCATATGCGGGCGGTCGAGAACGTGATGGAAGCGCCGATGCAGGTCAAGGGCGAGTCCCGGGCGGTGGCCCGGGAGCGGGCGCTGAAGCTGCTGGACCGGGTCGGCCTGGGGGACCGCGCCGAGCACTACCCCTCGCAGCTCTCCGGCGGCCAGCAGCAGCGGGTGGCGATCGCCCGGGCGCTGGCCATGGAGCCCAAGCTGATGCTCTTCGACGAGCCGACGTCGGCGCTCGACCCGGAGCTGGTTGGCGATGTCCTGGATGTGATGCGCGGTCTCGCCGAGGACGGTATGACGATGATCGTGGTCACCCATGAGATGGGCTTCGCCCGGGAGGTCGGCGACGCGCTGGTGTTCATGGACGACGGCAGGGTGGTCGAGTCCGGCCATCCGCGGGACGTCCTGGGGAACCCCCGGCACGAGCGGACCAAGTCCTTCCTGTCGAAGGTGCTCTGA
- a CDS encoding helix-turn-helix domain-containing protein: protein MTEATDLAERAGDHDPRVGLRAVVALRRLLEQLEAVQVRSARHQGWSWQEIAAELGVSRQAVHKKHGRR, encoded by the coding sequence ATGACTGAGGCAACCGATCTCGCCGAGCGCGCGGGCGACCACGACCCCCGGGTCGGGCTGCGGGCGGTCGTCGCGCTGCGGCGACTGCTCGAACAGCTCGAAGCCGTCCAGGTCCGCAGCGCCCGCCATCAGGGCTGGTCGTGGCAGGAGATCGCCGCGGAGCTCGGGGTCAGCCGACAGGCCGTGCACAAGAAACACGGGAGGCGATGA
- a CDS encoding CU044_2847 family protein, which produces MNGRVQRIELPGGAVVHARLTAPGGGYGDDDEDVGFADTASAKVEQLQQLITDVGGSVLRAAAAAGPDEASVTFGVELTAKSGAALAVLASGEAKTSIQVTLVWRLKDRSGQAGEAARIPAGPGPGPVPPVPPPPVSVPPAAVPQAPVPPVPAPSGAVPPNPAAAGSAPVAVPPPPAHPPAPVRPPAATPAPPVAAAPDPETPAAPRRGAAAERGTGGDGAGGSGTAPA; this is translated from the coding sequence ATGAACGGACGCGTCCAGCGGATCGAACTGCCCGGAGGAGCCGTGGTGCACGCCCGGCTCACCGCTCCGGGCGGGGGATACGGCGACGACGACGAGGACGTCGGCTTCGCCGACACCGCCTCGGCCAAGGTCGAGCAGCTCCAGCAGCTGATCACGGACGTCGGCGGTTCCGTACTGCGGGCCGCGGCGGCCGCCGGACCCGACGAGGCCAGTGTCACCTTCGGGGTGGAGCTGACGGCGAAGTCCGGGGCGGCGCTGGCCGTACTGGCGTCCGGCGAGGCCAAGACGTCCATCCAGGTCACCCTCGTATGGCGGCTCAAGGACCGGTCCGGGCAGGCGGGGGAGGCGGCGCGGATACCGGCCGGGCCCGGGCCCGGCCCCGTACCACCGGTTCCGCCGCCGCCCGTTTCCGTACCGCCCGCTGCCGTGCCGCAGGCTCCCGTACCGCCGGTTCCGGCGCCGAGCGGCGCCGTACCGCCGAATCCCGCGGCGGCCGGATCCGCGCCGGTGGCGGTCCCGCCGCCGCCCGCCCATCCGCCCGCCCCGGTCCGGCCCCCGGCCGCGACTCCGGCGCCGCCGGTGGCTGCCGCCCCGGACCCGGAAACCCCCGCGGCCCCCCGTCGCGGTGCGGCGGCGGAAAGAGGTACGGGCGGTGACGGCGCGGGCGGCAGCGGGACGGCACCGGCATGA